A single Blastococcus colisei DNA region contains:
- a CDS encoding STAS domain-containing protein produces MTENRPFRNAPLRDRMWHGAPRRPDAGARDRGRTAAASGPFTQTVDGRLGIVRPGGRLTAQAGELLRETVEALHGSGHTRVRLDLGGLDGADDGGLDALCALQSSTAAPGRSLVVVRRVEPVD; encoded by the coding sequence ATGACCGAGAACCGCCCGTTCAGAAACGCACCTCTGCGCGATCGCATGTGGCACGGCGCGCCCCGTCGTCCTGACGCCGGTGCGCGAGATCGCGGCCGCACCGCAGCGGCGAGCGGCCCGTTCACCCAGACCGTCGACGGGCGACTGGGCATCGTCCGACCCGGTGGGCGCCTCACGGCGCAGGCCGGCGAACTCCTCAGGGAGACCGTCGAGGCGCTGCACGGCAGCGGCCACACGCGGGTCCGCCTGGACCTCGGCGGCCTGGACGGCGCTGACGACGGCGGACTGGACGCGCTCTGCGCCCTGCAGAGCTCGACGGCGGCCCCGGGGCGCTCGCTCGTCGTCGTCCGCCGGGTCGAGCCGGTGGACTGA
- a CDS encoding PEP/pyruvate-binding domain-containing protein produces the protein MAGGNHVIMHVASTDDGSQPSPVPAGPSVVSLDDETAVRPELTGAKAAALATARRHGLPIVPGFVITTAAVERVAAGTPLDDVLAAWRELSQEGRHTLVVRSSSTVEDLGDSSMAGRFESVVGVTGPEEFRRAVEVVVASRQQAATGSDTLTGREPLAVLVQPLLDARGGGVLFGIDPVSGREDRLVVAAVEGGPDRLVSGAVDGDRYELDRSGRRTEVTRGDGGVRLRRSQLRALAELAARTAEVFGGPQDVEWAIDGAGRLRLLQSRPVTAEPRGRPVGPVLGPGPVAETFPEALQPLESDLWVVPLREALRQALLLAGTADETAVDASPLVTVLGGRAAVDLDLLEPRQETPRVRERLDPRPRLRRLRASWRVGRLRSALPALARDVIESADQVLAGVPVLSELTDRQLAAVLHRAHPALVSVHAHEVLMGMLVDPAAPRLTGVSAAMRVLARSRQAGFPDAEIVAANPVVLALAAPRICRFPQLPPDVEAPEGAPPGDAGDAGLLREALRLRVRWLQEVTARVAWMLGERLAAGGRLPRPDDVRGLRLADLSAAVRDGDRTLRPEFVDEGEPLPARFRMGDTGRPVPVVGTSGGTGAGGGTGAGPVHHGADPPAGAVLVVRTLDPPLAPVLPRLAGLVAETGSVLAHLAILARESGVPTVVGFSGAVDRFAPGTTVRVDGASGAVEEETS, from the coding sequence GTGGCCGGTGGCAACCACGTGATCATGCACGTCGCCTCGACCGATGACGGATCCCAGCCCTCCCCCGTGCCGGCCGGGCCGTCCGTGGTCTCCCTGGACGACGAGACGGCCGTCCGGCCGGAGCTGACCGGCGCGAAGGCGGCGGCACTCGCCACCGCCCGCCGTCACGGCCTGCCGATCGTCCCCGGTTTCGTGATCACCACCGCAGCCGTCGAGCGGGTCGCGGCCGGCACACCCCTGGACGACGTCCTGGCGGCCTGGCGGGAGCTCTCCCAGGAGGGTCGCCACACGCTCGTCGTCCGCAGCAGTTCGACGGTCGAGGACCTCGGCGACTCGTCGATGGCCGGCCGGTTCGAATCGGTGGTGGGGGTGACCGGACCGGAGGAGTTCCGTCGCGCCGTCGAGGTCGTCGTGGCCTCGCGTCAGCAGGCCGCCACCGGCTCGGACACGCTGACCGGCCGGGAGCCCCTGGCCGTCCTCGTGCAGCCGCTGCTCGACGCCCGCGGCGGCGGTGTCCTGTTCGGGATCGACCCGGTCTCCGGCCGTGAGGACCGGCTGGTCGTCGCCGCCGTCGAAGGCGGACCCGACCGGCTCGTGAGCGGTGCGGTCGACGGCGACCGGTACGAGCTGGACCGGTCCGGCCGGCGGACCGAGGTCACCCGCGGCGACGGTGGTGTCCGCCTGCGCCGGTCGCAGCTGCGCGCCCTCGCCGAGCTCGCGGCGCGGACGGCGGAGGTCTTCGGCGGACCGCAGGACGTCGAGTGGGCCATCGACGGTGCGGGGCGGTTGCGGCTGCTGCAGAGCCGGCCGGTCACCGCCGAGCCGCGAGGCCGGCCGGTCGGACCGGTCCTCGGTCCCGGCCCGGTCGCCGAGACCTTCCCCGAGGCGCTCCAGCCGCTGGAGTCCGATCTGTGGGTCGTCCCGCTGCGCGAGGCGCTCCGGCAGGCCCTCCTCCTCGCCGGCACGGCCGACGAGACCGCCGTGGACGCGTCCCCGCTGGTCACCGTGCTCGGCGGACGGGCCGCCGTCGATCTCGACCTGCTGGAACCGCGGCAGGAGACCCCGCGCGTGCGGGAGCGACTCGATCCCCGCCCACGGCTCCGTCGGCTGCGGGCGTCGTGGCGGGTGGGCCGACTGCGCTCGGCGCTCCCCGCGCTGGCCCGGGACGTGATCGAGTCCGCGGATCAGGTGCTGGCCGGCGTCCCGGTGCTCTCCGAGCTCACCGACCGGCAGCTCGCGGCCGTGCTGCACCGTGCCCACCCGGCCCTGGTCTCGGTGCACGCGCACGAGGTCCTCATGGGCATGCTCGTGGACCCCGCTGCGCCCCGTCTCACCGGGGTGAGCGCGGCGATGCGCGTCCTGGCGCGGTCGCGGCAGGCCGGATTCCCGGACGCCGAGATCGTCGCCGCCAATCCGGTCGTGCTGGCCCTCGCGGCGCCCCGGATCTGCCGCTTCCCCCAGCTGCCACCCGATGTCGAGGCGCCGGAGGGTGCGCCGCCGGGCGACGCGGGCGATGCCGGGCTGCTGCGGGAGGCACTCCGGCTGCGGGTCCGCTGGCTGCAGGAGGTCACCGCCCGCGTGGCCTGGATGCTCGGCGAGCGGCTCGCCGCGGGAGGCCGGCTGCCCCGTCCCGACGACGTCCGTGGGCTCCGGCTGGCGGACCTCTCGGCCGCGGTCCGAGACGGCGACCGGACGCTGCGCCCGGAGTTCGTCGACGAGGGGGAACCGCTGCCCGCCCGCTTCCGCATGGGCGACACCGGGCGGCCCGTTCCCGTGGTGGGCACGTCCGGTGGGACGGGAGCCGGCGGCGGGACCGGCGCGGGCCCCGTGCACCACGGGGCCGACCCGCCCGCCGGGGCGGTACTGGTGGTCCGCACCCTGGACCCCCCGCTCGCGCCCGTGCTGCCGCGGCTGGCCGGCCTCGTCGCCGAGACGGGCAGCGTCCTGGCACACCTCGCGATCCTGGCTCGGGAGTCCGGCGTGCCGACCGTCGTCGGCTTCTCCGGGGCGGTTGACCGGTTCGCTCCGGGAACCACCGTCCGGGTCGACGGAGCCAGCGGGGCCGTCGAGGAGGAGACCTCGTGA
- a CDS encoding metallophosphoesterase family protein, protein MAELNRRQLLGAALGAAGTLAAGSGVAGQIWPLLGREDLVPGRAPQLALQEAAWTRAADRMSFAAVGDTGSGGRQAMAVAHRMAEGYRQAPYGLVTHLGDLCYYGSVEDRFDDVFTRPMRPLIDAGVRFELAIGNHDGALHHSDASLAEIDAELRLLGTPARHYTTSHGPVDFFYLDSSAPGLFGEDSSEQLEWLDDALASSTNQWKVVCMHHPVYSSGSHGSTPGADEVLEPLLARRKVDLVLSGHDHHYERTRPQHGVTYVVSGGGCKTTPVGRSRFTASSASALQYLHVDVVDDRLTGRSVRADGRVLDRFELRAREGR, encoded by the coding sequence GTGGCGGAACTGAACCGACGGCAACTGCTCGGGGCCGCGCTCGGCGCCGCCGGGACGCTGGCGGCCGGCTCCGGGGTCGCGGGGCAGATCTGGCCGCTGCTGGGCCGGGAGGACCTCGTCCCGGGCCGCGCACCGCAGCTCGCCCTCCAGGAGGCCGCCTGGACGCGGGCGGCCGACCGGATGAGCTTCGCCGCGGTCGGTGACACCGGCAGCGGGGGCCGGCAGGCCATGGCGGTGGCGCACCGGATGGCGGAGGGCTATCGCCAGGCGCCGTACGGGCTGGTGACCCACCTGGGCGACCTCTGCTACTACGGGAGCGTCGAGGACCGCTTCGACGACGTCTTCACCCGGCCGATGCGCCCGCTCATCGACGCGGGCGTCCGCTTCGAGCTCGCCATCGGCAACCACGACGGGGCTTTGCACCACAGCGACGCCAGCCTCGCGGAGATCGACGCGGAGCTCCGGCTGCTGGGCACCCCGGCCCGCCACTACACGACCAGCCACGGGCCGGTCGACTTCTTCTACCTCGACTCCAGCGCGCCCGGGCTCTTCGGGGAGGACTCCTCGGAACAGCTGGAGTGGCTCGACGACGCCCTGGCCAGCTCCACGAATCAGTGGAAGGTCGTCTGCATGCACCACCCGGTCTATTCGTCCGGATCCCACGGGTCGACCCCGGGGGCCGACGAGGTGCTCGAACCGCTGCTGGCCCGCCGGAAGGTGGATCTCGTCCTCTCCGGGCACGACCACCACTACGAGCGCACGCGGCCGCAGCACGGCGTGACCTACGTCGTCAGCGGTGGCGGGTGCAAGACCACGCCGGTGGGGCGCAGCCGCTTCACCGCGTCGTCGGCGTCGGCACTGCAGTACCTGCACGTCGACGTCGTCGACGACCGGCTGACGGGGCGGTCCGTCCGTGCCGACGGACGGGTCCTGGACCGGTTCGAGCTCCGCGCGCGGGAAGGCCGGTGA
- a CDS encoding cation:proton antiporter, which produces MELLLVFAVLLFVAVLISGLAHRTILSTAVLFLVAGFVLGDGVTGVLALGPDDEIVVGLAELALFSVLYTDGMRVGFSDLRSAWRLPGRALVLGMPLTFAVTAVLAYVVAGLSWTEAMLVGAVLAPTDPVFASAIVGRPEVPGRLRSLLNVESGVNDGLALPVVLVLISVLSRDGVSYSALATELALGIALGFAVPAVAVLLLRSRFTSSTPLYASLSGLSIGLMVLGAANLTHANLFLAAFTAGITIASFARDVEESFAEFGELVTELLKLAAILVFGALISPAFLGEIPVTGYVFAVLALLLARPVAIGISLLGSGLPRPERAAAAWFGPKGFASVVYGLLILDAGVPGADAMFHLVALVIVASILAHSSTDVPIAHAFARAEARQQRAGGETIVPGSGSHREPPHP; this is translated from the coding sequence GTGGAGTTGCTGCTCGTCTTCGCCGTCCTGCTCTTCGTCGCGGTCCTGATCTCCGGCCTCGCCCACCGCACCATCCTGTCCACCGCCGTGCTGTTCCTGGTGGCCGGTTTCGTGCTGGGGGACGGCGTGACGGGCGTGCTGGCGCTCGGTCCCGACGACGAGATCGTCGTGGGGCTCGCCGAACTGGCCCTGTTCTCGGTGCTGTACACGGACGGGATGCGGGTCGGCTTCTCCGATCTCCGGTCCGCGTGGCGGCTGCCGGGGCGGGCGCTCGTCCTCGGCATGCCCCTGACCTTCGCGGTCACCGCGGTCCTCGCCTACGTCGTCGCCGGGCTGTCGTGGACGGAGGCGATGCTCGTGGGGGCGGTGCTCGCCCCCACCGACCCGGTCTTCGCCTCGGCCATCGTCGGGCGACCGGAGGTGCCGGGCCGGCTGCGGTCACTGCTCAACGTGGAGAGCGGGGTCAACGACGGGCTGGCGCTGCCCGTGGTCCTGGTCCTCATCTCGGTGCTCTCCCGCGACGGGGTCTCCTACTCCGCGCTGGCCACCGAGCTGGCGCTGGGCATCGCCCTGGGATTCGCCGTCCCGGCGGTGGCGGTGCTGCTGCTCCGCAGCCGCTTCACCTCGTCCACGCCGCTGTACGCGTCGCTGAGCGGCCTCTCCATCGGACTCATGGTGCTGGGCGCCGCGAACCTGACCCACGCCAACCTGTTCCTCGCCGCGTTCACCGCAGGCATCACCATCGCCAGCTTCGCCCGGGACGTCGAGGAGTCCTTCGCCGAGTTCGGGGAGCTGGTCACCGAGCTGCTGAAACTGGCCGCGATCCTCGTCTTCGGTGCGCTGATCTCGCCGGCGTTCCTGGGGGAGATCCCCGTGACCGGCTACGTGTTCGCCGTGCTGGCCCTGCTGCTGGCGCGGCCGGTCGCGATCGGGATCTCCCTGCTCGGCAGCGGGCTGCCCCGGCCGGAGCGCGCCGCCGCCGCATGGTTCGGGCCGAAGGGGTTCGCCTCGGTGGTCTACGGCCTGTTGATCCTCGACGCCGGTGTGCCGGGGGCCGATGCGATGTTCCATCTCGTGGCGCTGGTCATCGTCGCCTCGATCCTGGCGCACTCGTCGACCGACGTGCCGATCGCCCACGCCTTCGCGCGCGCCGAGGCACGGCAGCAGCGCGCCGGAGGCGAGACGATCGTGCCGGGCAGTGGGTCGCACCGCGAGCCGCCGCATCCATGA
- a CDS encoding phosphatase PAP2 family protein: MNRLPPHASAPPPEQERTAGMGRFGSRAALGLVALLVGAVPFLLLMLLVQANWSPLASLDGEVGAELNAVVSGNPTLVGVLRGVTDLGGNGAAILVFTLTTVFLLIRGRRRLAAFAVATGVGLAVLVPVTKALIGRARPVVESPVSDIPSNASFPSGHAMVSVVTFGMLALLVLPAVRRRARPWVVVAAVLVALVVGFTRLALGVHFVSDVLAGWFLGAGLLAVTTAAFRVWQHHLGHRTAEPLDPLEVEARDAPHLALPGRRVLPDGRRTVLALLGWATAIAVTLIVLGLLVTGALTDTVVGRFDRAVVRTFLEWRGETLTDVATLVGTLSGTRMVIAVSLTLAVVALAVTASWRPVVFVLVSVLGEVGLYVVVSRLVDRVRPTVLDLTSGLPTGASWPSGHSAAAVAIYGALAALVIACARGRRRRLVLVVPVLIAPAVSLSRIYTAAHYPTDVLAGMLLGTAWVLVCAHYLLPGSPSRCATRRAPGPAGRTPCPDRPGSRSRGARQLGHGSGRVPIRAAGSPPA; the protein is encoded by the coding sequence ATGAACCGGCTCCCACCCCACGCCTCAGCACCGCCCCCGGAGCAGGAACGCACCGCCGGGATGGGCCGCTTCGGCTCGCGGGCGGCCCTGGGGCTCGTGGCGCTCCTGGTGGGCGCCGTCCCCTTCCTCCTCCTGATGCTCCTCGTCCAGGCGAACTGGTCGCCGCTGGCCTCGCTGGACGGTGAGGTCGGCGCGGAGCTCAACGCGGTCGTGAGCGGGAACCCCACGCTGGTCGGGGTGCTGCGAGGCGTCACCGATCTCGGCGGCAACGGGGCCGCCATCCTCGTCTTCACGCTGACGACCGTCTTCCTGCTCATCCGGGGCCGGCGCCGGCTCGCCGCCTTCGCGGTGGCCACGGGCGTGGGACTGGCCGTCCTCGTCCCGGTGACCAAGGCGCTCATCGGGCGGGCGCGGCCGGTGGTCGAGTCCCCGGTCAGCGACATCCCCTCCAACGCCAGCTTCCCCAGCGGGCACGCCATGGTCTCGGTGGTCACCTTCGGCATGCTCGCCCTGCTGGTGCTGCCCGCCGTCCGTCGCCGGGCGCGGCCGTGGGTCGTCGTCGCCGCCGTCCTCGTCGCCCTGGTGGTGGGCTTCACCCGGCTGGCGCTCGGCGTGCACTTCGTCTCCGACGTCCTCGCCGGATGGTTCCTCGGGGCCGGCCTGCTGGCGGTGACCACGGCGGCGTTCCGCGTGTGGCAGCACCACCTCGGGCACCGGACGGCCGAGCCCCTGGACCCGCTGGAGGTCGAGGCACGGGACGCGCCCCACCTCGCCCTCCCCGGGCGGCGCGTCCTTCCGGACGGGCGGCGCACCGTGCTGGCCCTCCTCGGGTGGGCGACCGCCATCGCCGTCACCCTCATCGTCCTCGGCCTGCTGGTCACCGGCGCGCTCACCGACACCGTCGTGGGCAGGTTCGACCGGGCCGTCGTGCGCACCTTCCTGGAGTGGCGCGGTGAGACGCTGACCGACGTCGCCACGCTGGTCGGCACGCTGTCGGGGACGCGGATGGTGATCGCGGTGTCGCTGACCCTCGCGGTGGTGGCTCTCGCGGTCACGGCCAGCTGGCGGCCGGTCGTCTTCGTCCTCGTCAGCGTGCTCGGCGAGGTCGGGCTGTACGTCGTCGTCTCGCGGCTGGTCGACCGCGTTCGGCCGACGGTGCTCGACCTGACGTCCGGGCTGCCCACCGGGGCGAGCTGGCCGTCAGGGCACTCCGCGGCCGCGGTGGCGATCTACGGGGCGCTGGCCGCCCTGGTGATCGCCTGCGCCCGCGGCCGTCGGCGCCGGCTGGTGCTGGTCGTCCCGGTGCTGATCGCGCCGGCGGTGAGCCTGTCGCGGATCTACACGGCCGCCCACTACCCCACGGACGTGCTGGCCGGGATGCTGCTCGGCACTGCCTGGGTCCTCGTGTGCGCCCACTACCTCCTCCCGGGGTCGCCGAGCAGGTGCGCTACCCGGCGCGCGCCGGGGCCGGCCGGGAGGACGCCGTGCCCCGATCGACCGGGCAGCCGGTCCCGCGGCGCACGGCAGCTCGGACACGGGTCCGGCAGAGTGCCGATTCGGGCCGCGGGTAGCCCTCCCGCATGA
- a CDS encoding alpha/beta fold hydrolase, with amino-acid sequence MTDVTSFDGTRLALSSWGPPDAPPLLLVHGLGLSTESWGAVPERLADRYRVTAYDLRGHAQSGDARSGGYTMTAHARDLGAVLDEVVPDGARVVVVGHSLGGGILLTHLDAEADDRIAGAVLVGSGASGVTAPGLPARNLPRWARLRLRSGWWTLLRSAVRIGRRIKSVQPVSDRLIRRAAFAPGEPQELVARVRDSFFGSRPLALAGTTMASLSHDGVQLAPAMRVPTLVVHGSRDPEVPGEEVEELMSVLPDGELFTIPDAGHMLPLTHPDVVVAQVRRWMDRLTTGTGRP; translated from the coding sequence ATGACCGACGTGACCTCCTTCGACGGCACCCGCCTGGCGCTCAGCTCCTGGGGACCGCCCGACGCTCCCCCGCTGCTGCTCGTGCACGGGCTCGGGCTGTCCACCGAGTCCTGGGGGGCGGTGCCGGAGCGGCTCGCCGACCGCTACCGGGTGACCGCCTACGACCTGCGCGGTCACGCCCAGAGCGGCGACGCGAGATCCGGTGGCTACACCATGACGGCCCACGCCAGAGACCTCGGCGCGGTGCTCGACGAGGTGGTGCCGGACGGCGCTCGGGTCGTCGTGGTGGGGCACAGCCTCGGCGGCGGCATCCTCCTCACACATCTGGACGCCGAGGCCGACGACCGGATCGCAGGTGCGGTGCTCGTGGGTTCGGGCGCGTCGGGTGTCACCGCGCCGGGGTTGCCGGCCCGGAACCTGCCGCGCTGGGCCCGGCTGCGGCTCCGTTCGGGCTGGTGGACGCTCCTGCGCTCGGCCGTCCGGATCGGCCGGCGGATCAAGAGCGTCCAGCCGGTGTCCGACCGGCTGATCCGCCGGGCCGCGTTCGCCCCGGGGGAGCCTCAGGAACTGGTGGCCCGTGTGCGGGACAGCTTCTTCGGCAGCCGTCCCCTGGCACTCGCCGGTACGACGATGGCCAGCCTCAGCCACGACGGCGTCCAGCTGGCACCGGCGATGCGCGTCCCCACGCTGGTGGTGCACGGCAGTCGCGACCCCGAGGTCCCCGGTGAGGAGGTCGAGGAACTCATGTCCGTGCTGCCGGACGGCGAGCTGTTCACCATCCCGGACGCCGGTCACATGCTGCCGCTGACCCATCCCGACGTCGTCGTCGCGCAGGTGCGCCGATGGATGGACCGGCTCACCACGGGCACCGGTCGACCGTGA
- a CDS encoding molybdopterin-dependent oxidoreductase yields the protein MSRGTAALAGIASVAAALGVAELVAGVLQRAPSLIIAVGDVVIDSVPGWLERWAIATLGRADKPVLLAGILVVSTLIAAGLGILARRRQVLAAAGIALFAGLGIAAAQADPRGAVLLTVLVGVLGAATGIGVLFLLMGVARTGRLPGRAASEAIPVARAEGVAERAGTVDAGRRRFLTVAGGTTALAVLAGVGGFLLSGRERLGELIASIRLPVPVRRAEPVPPGADLEIPGLTPLFTPNEDFYRIDTALRVPIVDTESWQLQVRGMVDEPFTLTYAELMELPQIEADITLACVSNEVGGDLVGNARWQGVPLRALLDRAGVQEGATQLLGRSVDGFTAGFPTITALDLEEAMVAVAMNGEPLPAEHGFPARLVVPGLYGYVSATKWLAAIELTDWDVDGYWIPRGWAKEGPIKTQSRIDVPRPGATVAAGRQPIAGVAWAPTRGIEGVEVRVDDGPWRAAELAERLDVDCWRQWYLPWDATAGRHVIRARATDGRGEVQTDERTPVAPDGASGYPIIEVEVQA from the coding sequence GTGAGCCGTGGCACCGCCGCGCTGGCCGGGATCGCGTCGGTGGCGGCCGCCCTCGGGGTGGCCGAGCTGGTCGCCGGAGTGCTCCAGCGTGCCCCGTCGCTGATCATCGCCGTCGGGGACGTCGTCATCGACAGCGTGCCCGGGTGGTTGGAGCGCTGGGCGATCGCGACCCTCGGCCGGGCCGACAAGCCGGTGCTGCTCGCCGGGATCCTGGTCGTCTCGACCCTGATCGCCGCCGGCCTCGGCATCCTGGCCCGGCGGCGGCAGGTGCTGGCCGCCGCGGGCATCGCACTGTTCGCCGGGCTCGGGATCGCTGCGGCGCAGGCCGATCCTCGCGGCGCGGTCCTGCTCACGGTGCTCGTCGGCGTCCTCGGGGCGGCGACGGGCATCGGCGTGCTGTTCCTGCTGATGGGCGTGGCCCGGACGGGGCGCCTCCCGGGACGGGCTGCGAGCGAGGCCATTCCGGTAGCCCGCGCAGAGGGCGTCGCCGAGCGGGCGGGCACGGTGGACGCCGGCCGCAGACGTTTTCTCACCGTGGCAGGTGGAACCACCGCGCTGGCCGTCCTGGCCGGTGTCGGTGGCTTCCTGCTCTCCGGGCGCGAGCGGCTGGGTGAGCTGATCGCATCCATCCGGCTGCCCGTCCCGGTGCGCCGCGCCGAGCCCGTTCCACCGGGGGCGGACCTCGAGATCCCCGGCCTCACCCCGCTGTTCACCCCGAACGAGGACTTCTACCGGATCGACACGGCGCTGCGGGTCCCGATCGTCGACACCGAGAGTTGGCAGCTGCAGGTACGCGGCATGGTGGACGAGCCGTTCACCCTCACCTACGCCGAGCTCATGGAGCTGCCGCAGATCGAAGCCGACATCACGCTGGCCTGCGTGTCCAACGAGGTCGGCGGGGACCTGGTCGGCAACGCCCGCTGGCAGGGCGTGCCGCTGCGCGCCCTCCTGGATCGGGCGGGCGTGCAGGAGGGCGCGACCCAGCTCCTCGGCCGGTCGGTGGACGGCTTCACCGCCGGGTTCCCGACGATCACCGCCCTGGATCTGGAGGAGGCGATGGTCGCCGTCGCGATGAACGGCGAGCCGCTGCCGGCCGAGCACGGGTTTCCCGCTCGTCTGGTGGTGCCGGGGCTGTACGGGTACGTCTCGGCGACCAAGTGGCTCGCGGCCATCGAGCTCACGGACTGGGACGTCGACGGCTACTGGATCCCCCGCGGCTGGGCCAAGGAGGGGCCGATCAAGACGCAGTCCCGGATCGACGTCCCCCGGCCCGGAGCGACCGTGGCGGCCGGGCGGCAGCCGATCGCGGGCGTTGCCTGGGCGCCGACGCGCGGGATCGAGGGGGTCGAGGTGCGCGTCGACGACGGCCCGTGGCGGGCGGCCGAGCTGGCCGAGCGGCTCGACGTCGACTGCTGGCGGCAGTGGTACCTGCCCTGGGACGCCACGGCTGGGCGGCACGTGATCCGGGCGCGGGCCACCGACGGACGCGGAGAGGTCCAGACCGACGAGCGGACACCGGTTGCACCGGACGGCGCCTCCGGCTACCCGATCATCGAGGTCGAGGTCCAGGCCTGA
- a CDS encoding phospholipase D-like domain-containing protein, producing the protein MTDQRTAAISARPVLEAVVGTPFTEGNRVDVLKNGDETFPALLEAIAGARRTIDMLWFAWAGGGVSRQVTEALAERARHGVRVRVLLDGFGSKDMEPAQLRQLRDAGCLTFYYRQVPSWRPTVWNMRSHRRVLLCDETVAFTGGTGIDPNWDGDGRRPQDWRDTSYRVQGPAVAGLRSAFVSAWMQAQVRLPGPLLSDRDSFPPLAPVGDVAVQVLRPPSQPGWSEAAIAIAALLHTARRRVRIATPYARLPRWLLNLVQATTARGVQVQLLVSGPHVERPGVQLQGEVDFQPLLDADVEIWRYQPSLFHTKAITVDGAVAMVGTTNFDVRSLALNEQVALVIEDRAVLAVLDGHFDEDLSLSRRVLPEEWRSRGIRRRALELASDVVGRPIRGWGSIGLADRRP; encoded by the coding sequence ATGACTGATCAGCGCACGGCCGCGATCTCGGCCCGCCCGGTGCTCGAGGCGGTGGTCGGGACGCCGTTCACCGAGGGTAACCGTGTCGACGTCCTCAAGAACGGCGACGAGACCTTCCCCGCGCTCCTGGAGGCCATCGCAGGAGCCCGCCGGACGATCGACATGCTCTGGTTCGCCTGGGCCGGCGGTGGGGTCAGCCGGCAGGTGACCGAAGCTCTCGCCGAGCGTGCCCGTCACGGGGTCCGGGTGCGCGTTCTGCTGGACGGCTTCGGGTCCAAGGACATGGAGCCCGCGCAACTCCGACAGCTGCGGGACGCCGGCTGCCTGACCTTCTACTACCGGCAGGTGCCCAGCTGGCGACCCACGGTGTGGAACATGCGCTCGCACCGCCGTGTGCTCCTGTGCGACGAGACCGTGGCGTTCACCGGAGGAACCGGTATCGATCCGAACTGGGACGGGGACGGACGCCGGCCGCAGGACTGGCGGGACACCTCCTATCGCGTGCAGGGCCCCGCGGTCGCCGGACTGCGCTCGGCCTTCGTGTCCGCGTGGATGCAGGCGCAGGTCCGCCTCCCGGGTCCGCTGTTGTCCGACCGCGACAGCTTTCCGCCGCTGGCACCGGTGGGCGACGTCGCGGTCCAGGTACTCCGGCCGCCGTCGCAGCCCGGCTGGAGCGAGGCGGCGATCGCCATCGCGGCACTCCTCCACACCGCCCGCCGGCGGGTGCGGATCGCGACACCGTACGCGCGCCTGCCCCGGTGGCTCCTGAACCTCGTGCAGGCCACAACCGCACGTGGAGTGCAGGTGCAGCTGCTCGTCTCCGGGCCGCACGTCGAGCGGCCCGGGGTGCAGTTGCAGGGGGAGGTGGACTTCCAGCCCCTCCTCGACGCAGACGTGGAGATCTGGCGCTACCAGCCTTCGCTGTTCCACACCAAGGCGATCACCGTCGACGGCGCCGTGGCCATGGTGGGCACGACGAACTTCGACGTCCGCTCGTTGGCCCTCAACGAACAGGTGGCCCTGGTGATCGAGGACCGGGCGGTCCTGGCGGTGCTGGACGGGCACTTCGACGAGGACCTGAGCCTCAGCCGACGCGTCCTGCCGGAGGAGTGGCGGTCGCGCGGGATACGGCGTCGCGCGCTGGAGCTCGCTTCGGACGTGGTCGGCCGCCCGATCCGTGGCTGGGGATCCATCGGGCTGGCCGACCGGCGCCCCTGA